CCAGCGCCCGCTGAAGATCCGCTTCGAAGGACTCCCGGTCGCCGGGGAAACCGTGCCCGGAACGTAGGGCAGCTCGAATATCGCCGATGGTCCTCAGCGGCAATGACGCATGAACCGGTGTTTCCGAGTGTTGAGCGCTCACGATCGTGCTCCTCGATGTCCTGTGTTCTACGGGGTGTGCCCTACAAGTGGTCATCCTGCGCGTGCCTGCTCCAGGACGGCTGGTTCTTGAAAGCCCGCACGAAGGAGCGCCAGGCCTCGCCGCCGCCCACAGTGATCACGGCCTCTTTCGCGCTCTTAGGGACGCGCACGAGAGCCCTGCATTCGTCCAGCGCACACTTCACGCATCGCTGATCAGGCGGCGAATGGCAACCACACCCCTCACTCCCGATAGACGGGCGGCGCATTGCTGTACGTGTGCCCCGTCGGGCTGGTCCAACGGGCAATCCCCGTACGCGGATCCCGCGCCACCTTCCATCCCGGATGGTGTGTCTTCAGCCGATGATGGCGCCGACACAACGGCTGCAGATTCTCCGGAACCGTCAGCCCGCCCGCCTCGGGACGCTCGTGATCAAACGGTCGTACGTGATCGACATCGCAACGATGGGCAGGCATACGGCAACTGGGAAACGCGCAGTACTGATCGCGGGCAATCACCTGCCGCTCGGCATCGGCCGTCGGCCTGTAGGTCGTCGGATCGGCCTTCACGAGCAGCCCGCTGCCAGGATCCGTGATGAGCCGCCGCCAGATGGTCCCCGGCGCAAACGCGATCTCACGGGCCTGCCCCGCAGTGATCGGCCCGTACCCCTTCAGGTCAGCGGGCCCGTCATCGGCGCCGACCAGAACATCGAGGGGCACGGTGACCTGTACGACGGCGGAAGCCCGCCCACGCGCCGGAACGCCACAATCCGCCACCGCACCAGCCCGATTGACGACAAGGTCGTACAACGCATCGGCACGCTTCTGCGCCAGGGTCCGCCCGTCGTTGTCGAAGGTGGCCGCGTGCGCATCGACGGCCTGCTCCATCTGCGCAGCCTGCTGAGCAGGCAACACGGCGCCGAACAGAGCCATCCCGTCGTCTTGTGGATAGCAGACCGTCTCCCGATCCTGCTTCCGCCGCCGATGACGCTCCTCAGCTCCGTCCGGATCGGC
This genomic interval from Streptomyces dengpaensis contains the following:
- a CDS encoding HNH endonuclease signature motif containing protein; translated protein: MAVAVESEVDVPSGVTDEWVAELRECAPSVETVGLLVELAGEGLSARGRIDALGAFERHIAWLQGLQVELLAAIGEYVESGSDAASVGEDFDTRQLREWDSTSDEVACALRLASDTGSRRLVVAQQLCSRYPATLALLKSGDISYLQAQAMTELCAVLEPATAGQVEAVMLTKMPALAVGQTRAALRRQIHKADPDGAEERHRRRKQDRETVCYPQDDGMALFGAVLPAQQAAQMEQAVDAHAATFDNDGRTLAQKRADALYDLVVNRAGAVADCGVPARGRASAVVQVTVPLDVLVGADDGPADLKGYGPITAGQAREIAFAPGTIWRRLITDPGSGLLVKADPTTYRPTADAERQVIARDQYCAFPSCRMPAHRCDVDHVRPFDHERPEAGGLTVPENLQPLCRRHHRLKTHHPGWKVARDPRTGIARWTSPTGHTYSNAPPVYRE